The following are encoded in a window of Kitasatospora sp. NBC_01250 genomic DNA:
- a CDS encoding ankyrin repeat domain-containing protein translates to MTESPQTAATRAVAERWFTALTSGDFATALDCLADDVEWINYAPVPGYNDDMAWIGTEHDKQGVLNSLGLFTGICEVGKEELVRIAVDGENAAGVIHEESVVKATGLPFEIEFIQWLTVREGRIVRWKSYTDPSEIIRALRGDDDPRSRHTSRPLLEAVTAGDLAQVTLLLTRGADPNTRDLDSGLTALMIAAGRADAPTVRALLAAGADPLTADTRAGATPLHKACQGGSLEVVKALVEAGAFVDAVAPTTGHTALMDALWYKYPDLVEYLLAQGAGLELYTHYGFSLKQHFDYELNVNTRGKDLLLTAERHLDDRRAGDSAAVEAQRLMAAVAAGDTEQVPALLAAGAAVDEVFPRLNGFNDGHTPLHVASRDGHTEIVALLLAAGADVNAVEPCFGAVPLHKAVYNGHAAITAQLVARPGVDLDFQGATNGYSPLHDAIWHGYEECVRILLDAGARTDLHGHDGKTPLDLATEVFGAGHELARRLGSTT, encoded by the coding sequence ATGACCGAGTCCCCGCAGACCGCCGCCACCAGGGCGGTGGCCGAGCGCTGGTTCACCGCGCTGACCAGCGGCGACTTCGCGACCGCGCTGGACTGTCTGGCCGACGACGTGGAGTGGATCAACTACGCGCCGGTGCCCGGCTACAACGACGACATGGCCTGGATCGGCACCGAGCACGACAAGCAGGGCGTGCTGAACAGCCTCGGCCTGTTCACCGGCATCTGCGAGGTCGGCAAGGAGGAGCTGGTCCGGATCGCGGTGGACGGCGAGAACGCCGCCGGCGTGATCCACGAGGAGTCGGTGGTCAAGGCGACCGGCCTGCCCTTCGAGATCGAGTTCATCCAGTGGCTGACCGTGCGCGAGGGCAGGATCGTGCGCTGGAAGTCCTACACCGACCCCTCCGAGATCATCCGCGCGCTGCGCGGCGACGACGACCCGCGCAGCCGGCACACCAGCCGCCCACTGCTGGAGGCCGTCACGGCCGGGGACCTCGCGCAGGTCACCCTGCTGCTCACCCGGGGCGCCGACCCCAACACCCGCGACCTGGACAGCGGGCTGACCGCGCTGATGATCGCCGCGGGCCGGGCCGACGCGCCCACCGTGCGCGCGCTGCTGGCGGCCGGCGCCGACCCGCTGACCGCCGACACCCGGGCCGGGGCCACCCCGCTGCACAAGGCCTGCCAGGGCGGCAGCCTGGAGGTGGTCAAGGCACTGGTGGAGGCGGGCGCCTTCGTCGACGCGGTGGCGCCCACCACCGGGCACACCGCGCTGATGGACGCGCTCTGGTACAAGTACCCGGACCTGGTCGAGTACCTGCTGGCGCAGGGCGCGGGCCTGGAGCTGTACACCCACTACGGTTTCTCGCTCAAGCAGCACTTCGACTACGAGCTCAACGTCAACACCCGCGGCAAGGACCTGCTGCTCACCGCCGAACGCCACCTCGACGACCGCCGGGCCGGCGACAGCGCGGCCGTCGAGGCGCAGCGCCTGATGGCGGCGGTGGCGGCCGGCGACACCGAGCAGGTGCCCGCGCTGCTGGCGGCCGGCGCGGCGGTGGACGAGGTCTTCCCGCGGCTGAACGGCTTCAACGACGGCCACACCCCGCTGCACGTGGCCTCCCGCGACGGGCACACCGAGATCGTCGCGCTGCTGCTGGCGGCCGGCGCGGACGTCAACGCGGTGGAGCCCTGCTTCGGTGCCGTCCCGCTGCACAAGGCGGTCTACAACGGCCACGCCGCGATCACCGCCCAGCTGGTCGCCCGGCCGGGCGTGGACCTGGACTTCCAGGGCGCCACCAACGGCTACAGCCCGCTGCACGACGCCATCTGGCACGGCTACGAGGAGTGCGTGCGGATCCTGCTGGACGCCGGCGCCCGCACCGACCTGCACGGCCACGACGGCAAGACCCCGCTCGACCTCGCCACCGAGGTGTTCGGCGCGGGCCACGAGCTGGCCCGCCGACTTGGCTCGACCACGTGA
- a CDS encoding EthD domain-containing protein produces the protein MIHQLIFAHPKPGMSEQEFQRYWLEVHAPNYAAKIPQIRKYAVDTRIPLGPEPADPLWSGVAEIWLENDEEQVASLQTPEFLQGARLDEPNWAAFWRTVVLDTDAHLLLPGPGAATPHPVKLILLVKRTNGTTVEQFRTRSLEQHAKVALQLPGLVRYSQNFTRDGWYGLGEALLDGAYLFNFETEEALRTAYESAEFAALLADLGEFVEPRYIHQVAAVEHWFIGSE, from the coding sequence ATGATCCACCAGCTCATCTTCGCCCATCCCAAGCCCGGCATGAGCGAGCAGGAGTTCCAGCGCTACTGGCTGGAGGTGCACGCGCCGAACTACGCCGCGAAGATCCCGCAGATCCGCAAGTACGCCGTGGACACCCGGATCCCGCTCGGCCCCGAGCCGGCGGACCCGCTGTGGAGCGGGGTCGCCGAGATCTGGCTCGAGAACGACGAGGAGCAGGTCGCCTCGCTGCAGACGCCCGAGTTCCTGCAGGGCGCCCGGCTGGACGAGCCCAACTGGGCCGCCTTCTGGCGCACCGTGGTGCTGGACACCGACGCGCACCTGCTGCTGCCCGGCCCGGGCGCGGCCACCCCGCACCCGGTCAAGCTGATCCTGCTGGTCAAGCGGACCAACGGCACCACCGTCGAGCAGTTCCGCACCCGCTCGCTGGAGCAGCACGCCAAGGTCGCCCTCCAGTTGCCGGGCCTGGTGCGGTACAGCCAGAACTTCACCCGGGACGGCTGGTACGGCCTGGGCGAGGCGCTGCTGGACGGCGCCTACCTGTTCAACTTCGAGACCGAGGAGGCGCTGCGCACCGCCTACGAGTCCGCCGAGTTCGCCGCCCTGCTGGCGGACCTCGGCGAGTTCGTCGAGCCGCGCTACATCCACCAGGTCGCCGCCGTCGAGCACTGGTTCATCGGCTCGGAGTGA
- a CDS encoding IS701 family transposase: MSTISHRRESFAGERQDEISEFCQGLFAPFARSDQRRWGEVYLRGLLHADGRKTPANISEHVLGRRAVQPIQQFVNQSTWSFESVRRHLAERVCAVTPPEAWAFDEVVFPKNGDRSAGVGRQFVASEGRMMNCQLALAASLVHKAGSLPVNWHLMLPRHWDRDHELRGQAHIPEEERHRPRWSYVLESVDEILHEWNVPIAPILADWSFEHEVEPLLLGLEERGLGYLVEIAASAQLPVRRLGGPAGSYRRPAADLARDLGEHGERAVLAWQDRPENRSRHSQFMVGRLPAGHHPKLHGAGPRGARHLVVEWPFGRPQPRTYWVTNLPASRLAETVALAELRHKASHGCEKLQAFGLGDFEGRSFRGWHHHVTLASAALGYHALRELCQDGEREQEEEQVGRPGVRVRVN, from the coding sequence GTGTCCACGATTTCGCACCGCCGCGAATCGTTCGCGGGGGAGCGGCAGGACGAAATCTCCGAGTTCTGCCAAGGCCTGTTCGCCCCGTTCGCCCGCTCTGACCAGCGGCGCTGGGGAGAGGTGTATCTGCGCGGCCTGCTCCACGCGGACGGCCGCAAGACTCCCGCCAACATCTCCGAGCACGTGCTCGGACGCCGGGCGGTCCAGCCCATCCAGCAGTTCGTCAACCAGAGCACCTGGTCCTTCGAGAGCGTGCGACGCCACCTCGCGGAGCGGGTCTGCGCGGTGACGCCGCCGGAGGCCTGGGCGTTCGACGAGGTGGTGTTCCCCAAGAACGGAGACCGGTCCGCCGGGGTGGGGCGGCAGTTCGTCGCCTCCGAGGGGCGGATGATGAACTGCCAGCTGGCCCTGGCGGCCTCACTGGTGCACAAGGCCGGCAGCCTGCCGGTCAACTGGCACCTGATGCTGCCCAGGCACTGGGACCGCGACCACGAGCTGCGCGGTCAGGCGCACATCCCCGAGGAGGAGCGCCACCGGCCGCGCTGGAGCTACGTGCTGGAGTCGGTCGACGAGATCCTGCACGAGTGGAACGTGCCGATCGCCCCGATCCTGGCCGACTGGAGCTTCGAACACGAGGTCGAGCCGCTGCTGCTGGGCCTGGAGGAGCGCGGCCTGGGCTACCTGGTGGAGATCGCCGCCAGCGCCCAGCTGCCGGTGCGCCGGCTCGGCGGCCCGGCCGGCTCCTACCGGCGGCCCGCCGCCGACCTGGCCAGGGACCTGGGCGAGCACGGCGAGCGCGCGGTGCTCGCCTGGCAGGACCGGCCGGAGAACCGCTCCAGGCACTCGCAGTTCATGGTGGGCCGGCTGCCGGCCGGACACCACCCCAAGCTGCACGGGGCCGGCCCGCGCGGTGCCCGGCACCTGGTGGTGGAGTGGCCCTTCGGCCGGCCGCAGCCGCGCACCTACTGGGTCACCAACCTGCCCGCGAGCCGGTTGGCCGAGACGGTCGCGCTGGCCGAGCTGCGGCACAAGGCGAGCCACGGCTGCGAGAAGCTCCAGGCCTTCGGGCTCGGTGACTTCGAGGGCCGCTCGTTCCGCGGCTGGCACCACCACGTGACCCTCGCCTCGGCGGCGCTGGGCTACCACGCGCTGCGCGAGCTGTGCCAGGACGGGGAGCGGGAGCAGGAGGAGGAGCAGGTCGGCCGGCCCGGGGTGCGGGTGCGGGTGAACTGA
- a CDS encoding TMEM175 family protein, with translation MNPIHHQHHEQHHPPAAEPVEISTGRLEAFSDGVFAIAITLLVLDFQLPSGEGPLINRLAHEWPSLGAYVVSFLIIGVVWMNHHTMLHYIRRVDRILLLFNLILLMNVSFIPFPTHVLADAMSSGHGERTAAVFYGLTLTLGGIPFNAVWLYAAAGHRHLGKNITPAQASVLRRHFIMGPFMYLGATLVGLISAIASLTIFGVLLLFYMIEVLGSSSGAAHPREEQPRSPVQLLTAVARTPAPPAAGPEPAPEPAPEPVRPAHAPAPPAEAAEAAEAAGPSEPAETVAHAAPAPPEVCAHCGHPQEDAAPEPAPTH, from the coding sequence ATGAATCCGATCCACCATCAGCACCACGAACAGCACCACCCCCCGGCCGCCGAGCCGGTGGAGATCAGCACCGGCCGGCTGGAGGCGTTCAGCGACGGGGTCTTCGCGATCGCGATCACGCTGCTCGTGCTGGACTTCCAGTTACCGTCCGGCGAAGGGCCGTTGATCAACCGGCTGGCCCACGAGTGGCCGTCGCTGGGCGCCTACGTGGTCAGTTTCCTGATCATCGGCGTGGTCTGGATGAACCACCATACGATGCTCCACTACATCCGCCGGGTCGACCGGATCCTGCTGCTCTTCAACCTGATCCTGCTGATGAACGTCTCGTTCATCCCCTTCCCCACCCATGTGCTGGCCGACGCGATGAGCTCCGGGCACGGCGAGCGCACGGCCGCGGTCTTCTACGGGCTCACCCTGACGCTGGGCGGGATACCGTTCAACGCGGTCTGGCTCTACGCCGCCGCGGGCCACCGCCACCTGGGCAAGAACATCACCCCGGCCCAGGCCTCGGTGCTGCGGCGGCACTTCATCATGGGGCCGTTCATGTACCTGGGGGCCACCCTGGTGGGCCTGATCAGCGCGATCGCCAGCCTGACCATCTTCGGGGTGCTGCTGCTCTTCTACATGATCGAGGTGCTGGGGAGCTCCTCGGGCGCGGCCCACCCGCGCGAGGAGCAGCCGCGCTCACCGGTGCAGCTGCTGACGGCGGTGGCCCGCACGCCCGCGCCGCCGGCCGCGGGGCCCGAGCCCGCGCCCGAGCCCGCGCCCGAGCCCGTCCGGCCCGCGCACGCGCCTGCACCGCCGGCCGAGGCGGCCGAGGCGGCCGAGGCGGCCGGGCCGAGCGAGCCCGCCGAGACCGTCGCGCACGCCGCGCCCGCACCGCCCGAGGTCTGCGCCCACTGCGGCCACCCCCAGGAGGACGCCGCACCGGAGCCCGCCCCGACGCACTGA
- a CDS encoding muconolactone Delta-isomerase family protein — MLFYVQMKWRHEGRLTLDELWELEQEEAERAVETINSGFCVGIWKVAAQKRVIAIIESPDAEELDRTALGRLPMREYLEFEEVWPLRDYLGFAEDVKKRYQV; from the coding sequence ATGCTGTTCTACGTTCAGATGAAGTGGAGACACGAAGGCAGACTCACCCTGGACGAGCTGTGGGAGCTCGAACAGGAGGAGGCCGAGCGGGCCGTGGAGACCATCAACTCGGGTTTCTGCGTCGGGATCTGGAAGGTCGCGGCACAGAAGCGGGTGATCGCCATCATCGAGTCGCCGGATGCCGAGGAACTCGACCGCACCGCACTCGGCCGGCTTCCGATGCGCGAGTACCTGGAGTTCGAGGAGGTCTGGCCGCTGCGCGACTACCTGGGCTTCGCCGAGGACGTCAAGAAGCGCTACCAGGTCTGA